A region from the Vanacampus margaritifer isolate UIUO_Vmar chromosome 5, RoL_Vmar_1.0, whole genome shotgun sequence genome encodes:
- the il4i1 gene encoding L-amino-acid oxidase: MNRQMTSCETLPLLKASFSSDNIHRTIKSRPWSSIVKMITHMSLCKFFPLVLLGVVVFVVSDITGDPLNECLQDTDYSELLDIVDKGLPATKTPQHVAIIGGGIAGLTAAKILEDAGHKVTILEASHRIGGRVETFRNTREGWYAEVGAMRIPSFHKILLSLSSKLQIPLNHFIQDDMNTYFLLNGKLHKNFAVENNHDVLNYTLNEDERGKSAAQLFSETLWKVRDDLQTSGCSAMLEKYDSYTVKEYLVKEGNLSRGALRMIGDILNENSLFYTSMLEMLYVQTDINDNTEYFEVTDGFDHFTTAFHGMLNATTLLNSRVKLINQSGGRNVTVTYQDLRTPDSLTNLTVDQALVTATAKATLFIDFQPALSGDKMEALRSVHYASSTKVILSFRERFWEKEGIRGGKSITDRPSRFIYYPSHSFPGTDAGALLASYTCSDDSTLFQGVSEDQLMSLVLDDLVKIHGEDIRSLFTGGLVKKWGLDPYSLGAFALFTPYQGFYARELFQSEGRVHFAGEHTALPHGWIETSMKSALRAAKNINRLTI, encoded by the exons ATGAATAGGCAGATGACATCTTGTGAGACATTACCTTTATTGAAG GCTTCATTTTCCTCTGACAATATCCACAGAACAATTAAGTCCAGACCGTGGAGTTCCATTGTCAAGATGATCACTCACATGTCACTGTGTAAATTTT TTCCTTTAGTTCTATTGGGGGTTGTGGTGTTTGTAGTGAGCGACATCACTGGAGACCCCTTGAATGAATGCCTTCAAGACACAGACTATAGTGAGCTCCTAGATATTGTGGATAAAGGACTCCCTGCCACCAAGACACCTCAACACGTAGCAATTATTGGCGGGGGCATCGCTGGACTAACCGCAGCAAAAATTTTGGAAGATGCCGGCCATAAG GTGACCATATTAGAAGCTAGTCACCGTATTGGAGGACGTGTTGAGACCTTCAGGAACACAAGAGAAGGCTGGTATGCAGAGGTGGGCGCCATGCGGATCCCCAGCTTTCATAA GATTCTACTCTCTTTGTCCTCCAAATTACAAATTCCCTTGAACCATTTTATCCAAGATGACATGAACACCTACTTTTTGCTAAATGGAAAACTTCATAAAAACTTTGCAGTGGAGAACAACCATGATGTGCTTAACTACACACTGAATGAAGACGAGAGGGGAAAGTCCGCCGCACAGCTCTTCAGCGAGACTCTGTGGAAG GTGAGAGATGACCTTCAGACAAGTGGCTGCAGTGCGATGTTGGAAAAGTATGATTCTTACACAGTCAAA GAATACTTGGTGAAAGAAGGCAACCTGAGTCGTGGTGCCCTGCGGATGATTGGAGACATCCTGAATGAAAACAGCCTCTTTTACACATCCATGCTAGAGATGTTGTACGTTCAGACCGACATCAATGACAACACTga GTACTTTGAAGTGACTGATGGCTTCGATCATTTCACAACAGCTTTCCACGGGATGTTAAACGCCACAACGCTCCTCAACTCTAGAGTCAAACTCATCAACCAATCAGGAGGCAGAAACGTGACAGTGACATACCAGGACCTGCGCACTCCAGATTCCCTGACCAACCTGACGGTAGACCAGGCCCTGGTTACAGCCACGGCCAAGGCTACCCTCTTCATTGACTTCCAGCCAGCACTTTCTGGGGACAAGATGGAAGCCCTGCGCTCAGTTCACTACGCAAGCTCCACCAAAGTCATACTCAGCTTCAGGGAACGCTTTTGGGAGAAAGAGGGCATCAGGGGAGGGAAGAGCATCACAGACCGACCCTCTCGTTTCATTTATTACCCCAGCCACAGCTTCCCAGGAACAGATGCAGGGGCCCTGCTCGCATCTTACACTTGCTCTGACGACTCCACCCTCTTTCAAGGTGTGAGCGAAGACCAGCTGATGTCTCTGGTCTTGGATGACTTGGTTAAGATCCATGGCGAAGATATCAGGTCTCTATTTACTGGCGGACTGGTGAAAAAGTGGGGCTTGGACCCCTACAGCCTGGGAGCGTTTGCCCTGTTCACACCCTACCAAGGCTTTTATGCCAGAGAACTATTCCAGAGTGAGGGACGTGTACACTTTGCAGGGGAACACACCGCCTTACCTCATGGCTGGATAGAAACATCCATGAAATCTGCTCTCAGAGCGGCCAAAAATATTAACAGACTCACAATTTAA
- the timm8b gene encoding mitochondrial import inner membrane translocase subunit Tim8 B — translation MDGFNNLSASEKAEATELQRLIAIEQQKAEFQAQVYNFTDVCWDKCVGSPGTKLDYRTETCLVSCVERFIDTTLTITNRFTQMVQKGTH, via the exons ATGGACGGCTTTAACAACCTCAGTGCGTCGGAGAAAGCGGAAGCGACAGAGCTTCAGCGATTGATCGCCATAGAGCAGCAGAAGGCTGAGTTCCAAGCCCAG GTGTACAACTTCACAGATGTGTGCTGGGACAAGTGTGTGGGCAGTCCAGGTACGAAATTGGACTACCGGACAGAGACTTGCCTTGTGAGCTGTGTGGAGCGCTTCATCGACACCACCTTGACCATCACCAACCGCTTCACTCAGATGGTGCAAAAAGGCACACATTAA